In Drosophila miranda strain MSH22 chromosome XR, D.miranda_PacBio2.1, whole genome shotgun sequence, the genomic window CCAACTGCGAAACCAGCAACTACATCCACGACCATAGCTACTACTGACAAACCGAAAACGACTACTCAGAAATCGACAACAACCATAACCACAACTCCAAAGCCAACAAAAACCACTCAAGAAATGACAACAGAAGAAAGCACCACTCAAAAGCCAACGACAACACGAAAACCGGCAACTACACCCACAGTTGAAACGACGACAACTCCGAAATTAACTACAACGCTGAAGTCGACAACTATTACAAGCACCACACAAGAACCTATAACGACAACACCGAAAACGTCGACAGTTACAACCACAACTCCTAAAACAACAGTGACAACTCCGAAATCGACAACTGTTACAAGCACCACCCAGAAACTAACAACGACAACTCCGAAAACGACGACAATTACAACCACAACTCCTAAAACAACAGTGACAACTCCGAAATCAACAACTATTACAAGCACCACTCAGGAACTAACAACGACAACTCCGAAAACGTCGACAATTACAACCACAACTCCTGAAACAACAGTGACAACTCCGAAATCAACAACTATTACAAGCACCACTCAGGAACTAACAACGACAACTCCGAAAACGTCGACAATTACAACCACAACTCCTAAAACAACAGTGACAGCTCCGAAATCAACAACTATTACAAGCACCACTCAGGAACTAACAACGACAACTCCGAAAACGTCGACAATTAAAACCACAACTCTTAAAACAACAGTGACAACTCCGAAATCGACAACTGTTACAAGCACCACCCAGAAACTAACAACGACAACTCCGAAAACGACGACAATTACAACCACAACTCCTAAAACAACAGTGACAACTCCGAAATCAACAACTATTACAAGCACCACTCAGGAACTAACAACGACAACTCCGAAAACGTCGACAATTACAACCACAACTCCTGAAACAACAGTGACAACTCCGAAATCGACAACTGTTACAAGCACCACTCAGGAACTAACAACGACAACTCCGAAAACGTCGACAATTACAACCACAACTCCTAAAACAACAGTGACAGCTCCGAAATCAACAACTATTACAAGCACCACTCAGGAACTAACAAGGACAACTCCGAAAACGTCGACAATTATGACCACAACTCCGAAATCGACAACTGTTACAAGCACCACCCAGAAACTAACAACGACAACTCCGAATACGTCGACAATTACAACCACAACTCCTGAAACAACAGTGACAACTCCGAAATCAACAACTATTACAAGCACCACTCAGGAACTAACAACGAAAACTCCGAAAACGTCGACAATTACAACCACAACTCCGAAATCGACAACTGTTACAAGCACCACTCAGAAACTAACAACGACAACTCCGAAAACGTCGACAATTACAACCACAGCTCCTataacaacaactacaactcCGAAATCGACAACTATCACCAGTACCACtcaaaaaccaacaacaacaacacccaAAACGTCGACTATAACAACCACCACAGtacaaacaacaactacaactcCGAAATCTACAACTATTACCAGTACCACtcaaaaaccaacaacaacaacttcGAAAACTTCGACTATTACAACGACAACAGCTCAACCATCATCAGCACCATCGACAAAAACCACAAGTCCCCAACCGTCAAGTACCACCACACTTCAAACAACGACAAAAATTACCAGCCAGCCGTCAACTAAGACAACTGCCAAGAGAACGACTGTGGAGATCCTAAGCACGTCCACTGCAGCCATAAGCACTCCGACGACAACTCCTTCGAGCGGGGAGACGACTGTAACACAACCAGCCTGCCCTGATCATGGATCTACCGAAGGTAAGTGCAAAGAATCACAAGATTGTCCTAACATTTAAGCCCTCCGGCAAAGAATTCCTAACCCACACATGACACTTACTTTACAGATACAAAGACACACATTGCATGTACACAACAAAATCAACTACAAGAACAAGAACCAATACAAAGACCACAAGAACTCaaaaatacaaacaccaacaccgaaTTATCAATAAGTAAGAATCTGTTCGTTAGGGAGAAAGATTTGCAGGAGCATGTGGTAGCCCACAATTTCGTTTCCAGTGAACTGAACCTTGACTACATGG contains:
- the LOC108165255 gene encoding mucin-2 isoform X2, which gives rise to MAHSIWLLLVALLTLVNSRSIRQLPSGYSGGPQHHSLLPNGYYGQPFAYQAPYGYGYQAPPPVFSPPGSYYDSVYGVYKPFPGGGIPVRIDYNNRCSRNYVGIKPHPDQQEYYYVCQPNCVIFSKCPKLESFNSNSGRCVHRVQPQAPPCVKEGRFAHPSDCRVYYRCDKNESLPWLFGCPSGTIFSPLKKKCIPGDECPSTEISNSGSYIPVNCEIKFPECTEEGTFRSPTDCALYYTCKLQESGNYLQTRFKCPGSNSYDPQRRLCRPQSEVRCHDYVPVPQVPYPPLPHFYPYPAPPTLYEEDDYDTASGTKEQGNEQSVLQSGKVDKPSVNVVILPTTTTTTASPRIYPSYEYPTYQYGSEPAAESLVEEDSATIRSKPSVNIVVLPTTPKYTSKGTTKYQYKRYTYSTAKNNEVTEAPEQMETLKAFKGHLSERIVILPTSSTPGGTSKSTTVKRESSTEAPSNPTMPTTPPHCVPPATPTAKPATTSTTIATTDKPKTTTQKSTTTITTTPKPTKTTQEMTTEESTTQKPTTTRKPATTPTVETTTTPKLTTTLKSTTITSTTQEPITTTPKTSTVTTTTPKTTVTTPKSTTVTSTTQKLTTTTPKTTTITTTTPKTTVTTPKSTTITSTTQELTTTTPKTSTITTTTPETTVTTPKSTTITSTTQELTTTTPKTSTITTTTPKTTVTAPKSTTITSTTQELTTTTPKTSTIKTTTLKTTVTTPKSTTVTSTTQKLTTTTPKTTTITTTTPKTTVTTPKSTTITSTTQELTTTTPKTSTITTTTPETTVTTPKSTTVTSTTQELTTTTPKTSTITTTTPKTTVTAPKSTTITSTTQELTRTTPKTSTIMTTTPKSTTVTSTTQKLTTTTPNTSTITTTTPETTVTTPKSTTITSTTQELTTKTPKTSTITTTTPKSTTVTSTTQKLTTTTPKTSTITTTAPITTTTTPKSTTITSTTQKPTTTTPKTSTITTTTVQTTTTTPKSTTITSTTQKPTTTTSKTSTITTTTAQPSSAPSTKTTSPQPSSTTTLQTTTKITSQPSTKTTAKRTTVEILSTSTAAISTPTTTPSSGETTVTQPACPDHGSTEVSNPGDYATEKVPELILKVFEPIDLKIVFCPKSCEEDHDHKYDPADNYKKPNCLGSCDDDHPPAHHSVDLKWKPLTLKDTASFQTIT